CTCAAGCTTCTGCTTGACACGCTGGAGGTTGTCAATCTGTTCTCCCAGTTCAGCTACAGTGTCGGCCTGCTTCTTACGGAGAGCAGCAGCCGTGGCCTCATGCTGCAGGGTGGACTCTTCAAGATCACGACGCAGCTTCTGGAACTCAGCCTCACGCTTTTTGCTCATCTCAATTTGAGCAGCTGTAGCTCCTCCAGCTTCCTCAAGCCTCTCACTGATCTCCTCAAGTTCCCTGGAGAGATCAGACCTCTGCTTCTCCACCTTGGCCCGAGCAGCACGTTCAGCCTCAATCTCTTCCTCTAGCTCCTCAATTTGTGCCTGAAATACATGGTAATAAATGATAAGTTAAGCAGTATTTTGTTAATGTATACTTCTATTTACACATATCAATAAAAAGAATTACCTGGAGTTCTTTGATTTTCTTCTGAAGTTGGGCCCCAAGTGACTGCTCATCCTCAATCTTACTGAGGAACTGACTTGTCTCAAATTCCTTCCTGTTGTTGGAACGATTTCATTTGAATATACAGAGTTTACGTCGCTTTTATAAACATTGTAATTTCCTACTAGTAAATAATCAGAATTAATCATACTTTTTCAGCTTTTCTTCTGACTGCTGCTTGTCATTTTCCAGATCCATTATTGATTCTTGGGCCAGTTTCAGATCTCCTTCAAGCTTCCTTTTGGCTCTTTCAAGATCCATGCGGAGCTTCTTCTCTTGCTCCAAGGAACCTTCCAACTATAATGCAAGCAAAAATGGTGgttaatttgttttgtgtagAAAAGATACAGTCCAAAAGTAAAGTTGTCTGGAAGAACCTTGTGAAGTTTCCACAACAGCAGAATCTTTCCAGTTCAACAAAGTTCCTCAAAGAACCCCCTTGGAAAGAGTAATTGAGGAACCCCAGTATAAAGGTATGACAGCTTATCAAGAGTGGGTTATTGGAAAAGTGGCCAAAAGATAAGTAAGATAAGTTATTGTAGACCACCCATTAGAGTGCATTTAATTTCCATTCATCAGATTTGAtcacttaaataaaaaaatttgcaTCTACCTTTCTACAAAGATAGAtgatactgtacagtatattctaATGTgatattatttacataaatgtggcTTAAAATCTACAGTAACAAAAAGGCAAATATTTAAATTTCATGAAACTCTATTAGCTTCAAGCTTAAGATGTGATGACATTAGGCTACAACAGAACAGATAACCTGGATGCATATTTACTCCATTAGGTGGTCAAAGAAATATATATCTTAAAGtcacaccactaccaccacctcctctccagGAACCCATTGCTACATCTCACCAATAAATCTCCCAACCTCTAAACTAACTAACAAAATTTGCAAATATGAACAATTCACTAGAAACAAAAGGGATTCTATTCGGATCTCTAAGGTCCTGAGCTCATTAATTCTAAGACAGAAGATACTACATTACTAACATCATCAACTTGCTGTTCCAGCTTGGTTTTGGCTTTGGTCAATGTGTTAACTTTATCTTCCTCTGCCTGGAGATCATCAAGAGTCTGCTGATGGGCCTCTTGGAGGGCTTTCTTCTCCTTGGTCAACTTGGCAATGGTTTCATCTTGGGAAGACATCTCCTCTGTCAGGTTTTTAACctaaatataataaattgttattttaatcAAAGTGACATTATGGCGCATTATGGGTTGaaatcattttataaaaaacCTAAAGAAACCTTGTTTTCTGTGGCATGTTTCTCCTTTTCCACTTTGGCCAAGGTGAGCTCCAAGTCATCAATATCTTTCTTCAGCTCAGAGCACTCGTCCTCCAGTTTCCTCTTCTTGGCAGTCAGCTCAGCACtgatctcctcctcatcctccagtCTTTCTGCTGTCTCTTTGAGTTTGGCTTCAAGCTGGATCTTGCTCTTTATTAGCCCTTCACACCTTTCCTCAGCATCATTCAGGCTCTCACCTtcctaaatgtaaataaaatgtctatatTTTATCCagcttaaagatgcattccgggATCTTAATCACTAATCAGACAAACAGCAAAAAGCATTCATCTAAAGTAAATTATATAGTACAAACAGTAGAAACAGTAACGCCCATTTTGGTTCAGAGCACCACTTTAGCTGACTTTCACAAGATTCCTATAAGGGGTAtcaatgtgattattttttatatggaaaaaagctaaattttcCTACTTACAGATGCTACTTGTAAAGCCAGGTCATTCTTTTCCTGCAGTAGAGTAACCATCTTTTCTTCAAGCTCTTTCTTCTTGGCTAATGCTTTTTCCAGATCCTCCTTCATTTTCTCAAAGTTCTCCTTCATTTGTGCCATCTCCTTCTCTGTTTCAGCACTCTTCAGAAGAGGCTTTATCTTGAAGTACAATTTCATCCATGGCCAGGTTTTGACGTTCATGAATGAGCGAATGTTGTATTGGATGGCAaaaatagactctctgtgttgCAAAGACAAGTAACATGACGATTCGATTATTGGCCCTTTTTCTGACTGATCTGGTGGCTGTACCacaattttatttcaaaataatatcCCTTTAGACTGTGATTCACATCCCTGTTCATGCCTCCCCctaatgtgtttcacctgtgtaCTCTGTTGTCTCTACAAACTCCAAAATCTGAAGAACATTTCAGTAATTAATGTGTTATTCTGAAGTTTTGATAAAATCTTTTTTATCAACTAGTTGGTGCATGTGTTATTAGATTTTTACTATAATGTCAGGTAATGTACCTCCTCTCTATCATTTTCATATATTCCCTCCTCATGAGGAAACCTCTGCAAAGAGCCTGAGTCATGGTAACCAGAGAAGCCAGTTTTTCATCTCGCATCTCCTCCAGCAGACCCAACAGACCAGCTTTGAAGAACACCTTAAATGAAATAAGTGGAATTATTGCACATACTTGCATAGCAGCTGTAcctattacttttttttttgcatgagaAGCAAGCATTTACTTACcttggtgtgtccaaacatatACTGACTGTGGTCCACATCAATCGAGCCCAAGAGCTTCTCTGAAGCCTTCTTGTTGTCCATGAACTGTCCCTCAGGGATGACACTTGCATTCAATACTTTGTATctagaacaaaaacaatgtattaatagAAATAGTATCATATAGGGTTGAATGTAATCACCTGCCAAGGGCAATGAACATTGCAAatgctgtttaaaaaatattatactcTATGATTACCTCTGCTTGAAGTCACCGTAGAGGATTCTGCTAGGGAAGCCCTTCCTGCAGATTCTGATACCTTCCAATACACCATTACACCTCAACTGGTGGATGACCAGGAAGTTCTCCATTAGACCTATTGTACAAGAAAATAAGAGGTTTAACAACCTTATGTAGTTTAAACAGTTAATACAGTAAAGAATAACTGTTTTTCAAAAGCATTCCGGTATTTCAAAAATAACCCAGACCTGGTGTCTTTGATTCATTGGGAATCAGACAGCGCACAAAGTGAGGATGGGTGCTCCTGAGATTGGTCATCAGTTTGCCCAAATTCTCCTGTGAGGTTTGAAGATTGTATTTTAACATTACCATTGTAGATTGTGAACACAATACAACGGCACAAAGTTTCATTTAAGATGTATGGGTCATGCACTGCACTAACAGCACATATGCATGCTGGTAACTACAAACTGAGGCACAGTATTCCCACTCACCCTGAACATAGCAGACACAGTCTGAAAGGAACCACCCTTCTTCTTGCCCCCCTTCTTGCCACTTGCCTCTGTTTGTGGGTTTAAAAGAAAGGCAGCCATATTAGTGGCAAACTCTGTTTATAGAACGCCCTATCAATCAGCTGGTTGTTTGGCATTTCATTACTAGGCTACAATTCTATAACAGCAGTTATAGACATGATGGGATGTATCCACCTTCTTGTCCAGCTGCTGCTCCTGCATACAGCAGAGCCAACAGTTTGACTGAGGACTTCTGGTAGAGCTGCACAACAGAGTCGTTCAGGGGGTCCTTGTTTTTGTCCAGCCAGCCTGTGATGTTGTAGTCCACAGTGCCGGCATAGTGCACCAGGGAGAAATGGGCCTCAGCTTTGCCTTTTGCCGGTTTAGGTTTCTCAAAGGCTTTGGCTTTACCAAGATGCTGATCATAAAGCTTGCTCTTGAAGGTTGTGTCTGAAGCCTTGGGGAACATGCACTCCTCTTCAAGGATGGAGAAGATGCCCAGTGGCTGAAAAAGATAAATGGTTTATAGGTTACTGTTCAGAAATGAAAATAACATTATGTTTAAAATATAGAGCTTTGATGAATAGAAATATATGTAACTGTGCCTTTGAGCCAGGTACTGTACACTAATTGCTCCTCTAAGTCACTCTGAAAAAGTACATATACATTTGGATTTCATTTGAATGACCTTTCTCACCTACCTTTTCAATAAGCTCAATGCAGGCAGCCAAGTCCATACCAAAGTCTATGAACTCCCATACAATACCCTCTTTCTTGTACTCTTCTTGCTCCAGTACAAACATGTGGTGGTTGAAAAACTGTTGCAGTTTTTCATTGGTGAAGTTAATACACAGCTGCTCCAAGCTGTTAAACTAATATTGAAAtagagaaaacatttcaatcaACTCACCAAACATCAACGCTGCTAGTCCATACCGTAGTTCTTATCAAAAGATATTGAACTCccatataatgtatttattctaaTTAGTAGGATGGGGTGAACAGCGATGTGCTGAATTGAGCAAACACTTACGTCAAAGATCTCAAATCCAGCAATATCCAGCACTCCAATGAAGAATTGTCTCGGCTGCTTTGTGTCCAACATCTCATTGATACGGACCACCATCCACAAGAACATTTTCTCATAGACCGATTTGCAGAGAGCCATCACAGAATTGTTAACCTATAAGACAAATGTGTTCAAAATGATGGACCAGCATTCATGTTTTGTATCCAATTAAATGCGCTGCTTAAGAAAGTACTACCTGTGGCACGGTCTGTCCTTTGGTCACCATCTCATTCCCGACCTTCACTCTGGGGTAGCACAGAGCTTTGAGCAAGTCAGCAGAGTTCAGGCCCATGAGGTAAGCGATTTTATCTGCCACTGAAATCAAAAGAAATTTAGTATGTGTTTAATTTACTTCACATGTTGTGTCCTAGACCAGAGTAAGAAAGACGTAGTCTGTAAATATTATTCAGTTCTTCATATAGAATTTTATGTCCAAGTTGGAGTTACCCTCAGTGCCATCAGGCTCTGCCTGCTCCTCGCGCTGCTTCTGCTTGAACTTCATTGACCCATGATGCATCACAGCACCAGTGAGCTTGTAGATACTCATCTTCTCATCGCCAGAGAAACCTAAAATGTCAATGGCCGTCtatgaaaatggaagaattgtttgattaatgttttgttttaataatgtttttattaatgcaTTAGGTAATCTGCATTATACACTTATACAGCAGACTTTTTTCTCTAAATGGATTCTCACTGATTACAATGTCagttaatgtattattatgtaGTTAGACCTATTACCTTCATCACCCTCAAACCTTTTAATAACCTACTGTCACTATACAATGTTCTTGACCATGTTAGATAGCAAAGCTCTATGTTTTCTGAAGTATCTTTTTAGTCTGCCAGGCCTAGATCATGCAATGTTAATGGTCTTACGTTTGTTGTAAACGTTTTTTACTTACATCAGTGGCAATAAACTCCTCGACATCATCGATACTCTTCACAGTGATTTCACCCTGACTGAGCATGGGGTAGTCATAAGGATTGGTGGTGATCAGAAGGGCCTCTGGAATATGAAGtggaaaaaaaatgtgtcaaGTATTTTTGCAGCCCTTTTGTCTCTATCCATTTTATTTAAGGgtgtctgtatttgtctttTACCCAGCAGTTCTGGCTTGTGTCCAGTCATTAGCTGATAGAAAATGTGGTAGCTTCTCTCGGCCGACAGTTGAAATGTCACTCTGGACTTCTCCAGCAGATCTGTAGAAAAAAAGATTCTATGAGCAGGAGTGTTTTACATATCATATTACGTATCAATCAAAACGTGGATGAAAATACTGTGTAGACTAATCGGGAGGCACTTACATGTTTCAATATCAGCAGAGGCCAACTTTCCAGTTGTTCCAAAATGGATTCTAATGAACTTACCCTAAAAGTAAATTAGACAATTATCAGTATATTACCTCCAAAAAACGTTAAAAAGAAATTGTATAAATACTAATGTTTAGTTTTTACACTTACAAAGCGAGAAGAGTTGTCATTTCTCACAGTCTTGGCATTACCATAAGCCTCCAGTAAAGGGTTTGCTGCAATGATTTGATCCTCTAGTGACCCCTAGAGATATCATCAGATGTGTTTGTTAGAAAAAACTGCTAACGCATACATGTGTTTGTAGAAGCAAcatcattaattattttctgggTCCAAGTGAATATATTATTGTCAGGCAAAATATTATGGTGGCTGTTTTCCATTTAGAGCTACAAACCCCTGGGATGGAGAGCTTACTGTTTTTCCTCTTTGTTGAAAATTGTTTTATGCACATCAAAATTAAAGGCACATTTTAGAGTAATCTCAAATagtttgtattttttaagaTAGGAAGGGAAATTAAGGACATATACTTATTATGTGATAATTATTTAAACTGTAATgctacaataacatttcttaccTTCATTTTGCCAGCCGAAGCAGGTGCTTGTTCCTTTTTGCCACCAGACACTGCGATGGTTGCGAAGTACTGGATGACCCGTTTGGTGTTGACAGTCTTTCCTGCACCGGATTCTCCACTGGAGTGAAAACAGGCAATCGCTTCTAATTGGTTATCttgttttcaataaaatctCAGAACATAATACATTGCATTACTTGTTTAGAAAAAGGGCCCCAAAAaggatattttttatgtaagtGAAAAAGTTCAACCAAACACTGTTTATATCTGCAGAACCCTGTTTTGGAGACaaaggtttatttattttttcatgaaaAGCGTAAAAACAATACGCTCTTTTTGGATGAAAGGGTTCTTAGATGATTCAAAACAATCTCTAGTAAATTCATTGTTTGATTGGTTTTATGCTACACAACAATCcatcatttaataataataataactgagAACTGCCCTAAGGTtggggggatttttttttttgctacaaTCAAGTGTATTTCTTTTCCAAGTTATAGAGCACTattttacattctgtttttcaaGAACTAACAATTTGCcttgtatttaaattttttgacattgaaaatatattgtgatACTGGTGTTTACCATAATTTTTACTTACGTGATCAGAACTGACTGGTTCTCACGATCTGAAAGTGATACGGACAAATCagtttaaaatgtacaatatatatatatatatatatatatatatttatatatatatatatttatatatatatatatatatatatatattctgtaaAGTAAGTCATAGTAATAACACAGATGGTAATGTACCAGTGAGCATGAACTGATAGGCATtatcagagatggagaagatgTGGGGTGGGGCCTCAATCCTCTTTTTGCCTCTGTAAGCATTGACAACCACGGTGTCGTACACTGGAAGCCATTTGTATGGGTTCACTGTGACACAGAACAGCCCAGAGTAGGTCTGTAACAGAGGAGTATCATGTTAAAATGCTCTACGTTCATTCCTTTATCTACAGTGGGATAATTGGTTACTTTAAACTCACATAGATCATCCATGCTGCATAGCGCTCTTTAAGGTTATACAGCACAGTGGGCTCGTTGAGGTGGGTCATCATGGCCATGTCCTCAATCTTATCATActttggagggttcatggggtAGATTTCATCCTCTTTTACAGTGATAGTCTGTGAATAAAGAAACACAAGGGATGTAACATCCCAACACAACATCCAGAATATCTCACCTTGTAAGGACTAACAGAGTAAAATTGAAGAAAGATAATTCTAATCACTTACTTTCCCACACAGAGTTTTGACAGTGGCTTTACCACCCTCTTTACTCTGGAGAACCCCTTTGAGGTACATCTCTTTGGGCTCAGCCACAAAGTAAGCTGTTTTGGCATCAAAGGGAGCAGCCTGGGCCGCAATCCTCTCCTTTTCTGGCTTCCGGAGGAAAATGGCCGCCGGGCCGAAAACCTCCATCTCTGCGTCAGTGCTCATGATGGTACCCTACTATAGAATGGGAGAAAATTTATAACAATTCAGCATATGTAGTACTGTCTATATTGCGTCATCacatatttcaaaatatcattAATTTATTCTTTTGTCTGATTTCtgaaaaattacaatattagTCTACAATGAATCTTAAAAGTGCTGTTGAGAAATCAttaaacaataatacatttaaatttggTATTAAtcttttttgtaaaagcagTGGATAATACGGTATGTAAAAAATCATGTAAAAGATCAATGTATAGTTGGAAAACAGAGGTCAAAGGGGAACCAAGTGTGTAGACTTGAGTCGGATGGGATTAGAATTTCTGAGATGTGGGAATAATACCATATATGTCAATAGTGTCATATATAATGATTATATGAAAACatatgcatttttatattttagtaatttagcaggtgCTCATATTCAAAGCTAGTTATATttagtgtatacattttaaggTGGAACATCCTGGCGTTGAGTTATTTTATGCACTCTTAAAATAGAGAGGGTTTTAGGGTTTTTCAGAAAATCTGCAGGGACACTTACTATATTTTCTGCAAATATATTTCTACTGTGGTTTCAAGTATACAAataaaatgccaaaatgtatGCTAAAAATTTAAAATGGTGAAAAATATCTGTACTTTTGTCTTGGAtaggcaaaaaaactaaacacaacATTAGTTTGCAAAAGGTTCACATTAGTGATACCTAAACCCACTAAGCTAGATGCTAGCTAACTTGTTAGTCTGTAACGGTACTTAGTCATTAAGAACATGCTCACCATTAGTTCAACAAACATGCTTAATCGCATATGTTAGCATATCGCATATGTTCCCATATCATTAGCTATCTTCCTTATTCCAAAATTACTGGAGAGTTAAGAGTGGAGTTCTTCAGTTGTTTGACAGAATCAAAATGTTAAGGAAATCAGGCTAGAGAGCAGTACAACCAggttgttttttatacaggttagATCAATGTACTTTCAGCAGATTGAGAAAACATTCACATGGTTGAAATGAGAACTGTGAACTGGTTTACATACCCCTGTTGAAACATGTTCACAAACGAACAGGCAACACGCAACAGCCAGCAGTCTCACTAGGTCAGATGTCTGACCAGAGTCACAGCAGAAATGCATTTACAACCACATCAGCAGCAATAGTTAAAGATGAACTGTAGGATTTTAGCACGCCAAACTCACTATGTTATGATATGTTACGCATGTTACGAATTGGCTAAAAACTAACTGCTAATTACTCTGTCATATCTTGGCCAAATAgtacatgcagacagacatgttGTTAGTTCAGTtgcactatattattattatccatGCAAATAAACACCCATGACAGATCAGTAATCAAAAATGATTTACTCTACCTCCTTTCCTTCCCCAAGAGAAAAGTAGTTACTACAGTACTGAGGTGATCTGAGAATGCTACgaggaaaacaaaacaggacaTCTTTGAAGTTTGACATTCATATTGTCatgatatttaaaatatgttaataAACAATAAAGTCCTTTGATCAGATCAAGTCAGTTTCAAATGCCTTTTGGAATCCATAGACATCTTTGAATATTAAGTACTTAACATCATTGACTGAGCAGTTGGCTCTTCCAAGGCTGTATGAGAATGACAATATGAGAACTCACCTTGACTTGTTCCCTGTCAGCTCTTGGAGGAGTTCTGCAATGCTTCTTATATAGAGAGAAAAATGTCTACTCAGCAATGACTAGCTCTATTTGGTGGTGTTGGTATAGACCATTTGGGTATGTATTTTTAACACTGATCTTGTGTCAGTTTCATTGACACACATAAGTACTAAGCATGCCACTTATGTTAAACTCATGTTATATAAATATTAATCTCATAAATTCAGAGAACTAAATaatgatttgaaatgtaatttagtCAAGTTAATGCGAGCATTACTGAACACCAACATTATCACCTAATAAATTTAATTACAGGATGTCAGCTATGAAATTACTGACATTACTGACACCTTTTTAAAAACTATGACCTCGGGTCTCTAATAGAACATGTTGTTGAATATACGAATGGCAATCTGTAGGTTGCATTTAATAGAGTATTTATAGAATAGGTCACTTGTGATGAACAGTTTGTTTATGTTGTGAATGTTGTTCTGGAAGGATATCAGTTAGGGAGAGTTAGAGATTGACTGAGCTGGGGGAAGCTAGTCCTAAATGGGGGGAGACTTTAATCCAAGTACCTATTTGCTTTGCATTGGGATGGTTGTATATTGGTGTGTTTGCATTTACTTAATCTTTACACATTTTGATATAGTCTGTTCAGGTTCCTTTTGTGGGAAGAGAGAGGTTAATATTGTAGAGATAAAATATCCAATCAGGATTTTTCTTTGCCTGTCTCTGGGTAGAAAAATCTAGCTAGCTCAGTCAGCTACTGGCTAGGCTTTCAGGATCAAGACAGGGCCTCTGCCATTCAGCAGTAAAACAGCATCATTTTATAGTAACTATTTGATTGAACCAAttcattttttgtcatttgaaaCAAGACAGTGCACATCTTTTTGATGAAGAAAAGTGACGCAACTTTTTTATGAGTGACACATCTTTTTGAAGACGCAAGCATGCCCCAACTGACTGAATGAGAGTAAATAGCAGTAATAGGTAGGTAATAGGTATAGTATCAAGGGACTCCAGATTGGCGTAGCTGTAAAATCTTTGACTTGCAGAACAGCTGCGCCATTTCGGACAGGAGTTTAAATACTGGTCCCGGGCTTTTTGCCTGTGGTGGAGCAAAGCCGGTCAGGACAGTCTAGGGTGAGTAGGATGAAGTTAGACAAGTGTTGCCTCTTCGCGCACTGGTGACACCTTGTGGTAGGTCAGGGGCCTGCAATCTTGTGGTTTCTGGACGTTGAATGCATTCTTCTTCAGTGTGGTTGAGTCAGAATACATCATATCGTTGGTTTGGTGGTTGCAGCTTCAATGGTCATAGCACAGTGGCAAATCCAAAATACCAACTTACCATTCAAGCCTACTTGgaatttatgtatttaaaaaggTTATCATTCAAAAGGTATAACTAGAATTAAAATATCTGTTTAAACGTTTGAATGGTGTCTCTAGACTAATCTAATGAAAAATAGTATTTACCAGCATTTTTAAGTGAACTGTGAAGAATTTTAGCATCCAGAAAATGGCAGAGGGATTTCAAATGACCCATTCGGGTGTTACTCATTTGAGGGAAGATGTTGAGGTGTCTTGGTGGCACCAATGGAAGAAAGGGAGTTTGTCGCTTTCCCTTTGGCAGCAGAATAGCCTTGTCTTGACGAGTAGAAATCCTGTAGTTTAGGATTAACTTTTGCATGCACCGCAAACAAATTCTGGgtgtaaatgttgtgaaacacaATCATTGAATTATTTTGTGGACATTTATCAATATCACATTGCAGAAATGTTCCATAATTCCCCTTTAAACCACAGCGCCACCCAGTGGACTCAGGCTGCCCTTTTAGCATTGTTTTGATGTTGGTAGCTTTAACAGTTCAGGCGTGCAGATGAGAATCGTAATACCAGTCAAACCACTCAAGCATTCAAATTAATTTTAAGgttataataaaaaatggcaCTTTGCCATGGCATTCACACAAATATGTTTGTAGTACCAAAAATATTAGTGTaatcaaaccttttttttttaagcaactACTATCATTCAGTCTGAACTGAATATATCTAAtgctaataaataaaataaatatagcattaacatttcaaaatctgATGTCCCCCGAGCTGATAATTGTCTCCAGTTGGCTATGATAATATTTCAATAAGACGTGCAGGAGAATGAGTTGTCAATTGTGGTCGAGGAACCATCAGCCTTCTAGCCCAAATCCTTTTGTATACTGTGCCACAAAATTACACTGTAGTGGTAATGTCAAAATCCATATTTATAAGCCCAGGGCTGTTACATTAATAAAAGCAATATGAGAGGGAATGGTGTGCCTTTTTACAGTACAATGGGAGggtcaaatgaaaaaaacaaaacattttgggaggGGGAGTTTTTTAAATTACGCCTCGAGTTGGACCTTgagttaccccccccccattaaaTTGCGAACTGTCCCTTATTGGAGTTCAAccattatttttgtcttgtgtTGACACTAATCTCCCCTAATGCAACTTGGCACCACAGGGGATCCCAGTTTAGCTGTGGAGAAGCTCTCAAATGTCACCATCATACTGTTCCAGAATCCTTGCATGTCATTCATGTGACAAAGGTTGGGACTAACAGTTGTCCATCTGTGGACTTGTGAGAATGATGATAACTCATGACACTGGAAACAGGCTTATCTTCTTGAAAAGGCAATACTCAAACGGCAAAATTCACTTACAGTATTTactaattataaatatatatacatatataaatatataaaacaatgcAGTGTAGCACATCATTTTCATTAACATGTCACACATTGTTTCACTGTTTGTTCAGAAATATAACGATAAACTGATCAACACATTGATCTTGGGGTTAGTCATTGCTCTGTAAAGGTAGCTCATCATCAGAGCTTAAATCGTGTTAAGATAATAATCACAGGCAGTGAGGAAGGTATGCAGTGCCAATCCCTCTACAGGAAGGAAACAAAGAACCGAACAGGTGAaggctggggtggtgggtgggacTGCAAATCAACTGGCATCTAAGAGTAGCGATGCAGCACAGGCATCTTTGTTTCCAAATTCCTCTCTCCTTTTACCATCCATTCCATCGGTAAttgatttaatatatatatatcaattaGCAGTGTCCTTGTCTGCCTGGCAGATGACTTTAGAATACTCACGTTTATCCTACTGTGGAAGAGTTTATGATTCTGATGCATCCTTTgaatcagattttattttgttgaaagTGAAAATCATGGGCAtgttttaaatatgcaaatgtaattcatttcagtaattacttaataagaaatgaaCTTTGGGATCCGCTCTCCCCAGCTCCTGTCCTTGATTACCTTTTAACCTTTTCAGAAGGAGGCCATAGAGGATGGCTCAGGAGTGGTGTGATCAGCTTAAATAGATTGCCTTGTTAGGGTAAGCAAAATACAAGTGACGCCAACAAATGTGTCATCGATGTCAACTTCATGTACGTTTGGAAATTCAGACCCATCATAACATTTGTAGAATCCAGTGTTTAGTTTTAAGTTGCATTTTCATGTTTCTACGGAATGTTTATGAAGGCAAGTGTAAAAATATCTCAAGACCGCCCCAATCAATGTTGAAGTTCCATGAATTTGCTCCCTGTAGTGATAATATTCCCAATTAACTAATTAGAACGTTCTAGAATGGACATCTTGGAGAGAAGCCCATACTCCAGTTAATGTGACAAGA
This sequence is a window from Esox lucius isolate fEsoLuc1 chromosome 17, fEsoLuc1.pri, whole genome shotgun sequence. Protein-coding genes within it:
- the LOC105016873 gene encoding myosin heavy chain, fast skeletal muscle, producing the protein MSTDAEMEVFGPAAIFLRKPEKERIAAQAAPFDAKTAYFVAEPKEMYLKGVLQSKEGGKATVKTLCGKTITVKEDEIYPMNPPKYDKIEDMAMMTHLNEPTVLYNLKERYAAWMIYTYSGLFCVTVNPYKWLPVYDTVVVNAYRGKKRIEAPPHIFSISDNAYQFMLTDRENQSVLITGESGAGKTVNTKRVIQYFATIAVSGGKKEQAPASAGKMKGSLEDQIIAANPLLEAYGNAKTVRNDNSSRFGKFIRIHFGTTGKLASADIETYLLEKSRVTFQLSAERSYHIFYQLMTGHKPELLEALLITTNPYDYPMLSQGEITVKSIDDVEEFIATDTAIDILGFSGDEKMSIYKLTGAVMHHGSMKFKQKQREEQAEPDGTEVADKIAYLMGLNSADLLKALCYPRVKVGNEMVTKGQTVPQVNNSVMALCKSVYEKMFLWMVVRINEMLDTKQPRQFFIGVLDIAGFEIFDFNSLEQLCINFTNEKLQQFFNHHMFVLEQEEYKKEGIVWEFIDFGMDLAACIELIEKPLGIFSILEEECMFPKASDTTFKSKLYDQHLGKAKAFEKPKPAKGKAEAHFSLVHYAGTVDYNITGWLDKNKDPLNDSVVQLYQKSSVKLLALLYAGAAAGQEEASGKKGGKKKGGSFQTVSAMFRENLGKLMTNLRSTHPHFVRCLIPNESKTPGLMENFLVIHQLRCNGVLEGIRICRKGFPSRILYGDFKQRYKVLNASVIPEGQFMDNKKASEKLLGSIDVDHSQYMFGHTKVFFKAGLLGLLEEMRDEKLASLVTMTQALCRGFLMRREYMKMIERRESIFAIQYNIRSFMNVKTWPWMKLYFKIKPLLKSAETEKEMAQMKENFEKMKEDLEKALAKKKELEEKMVTLLQEKNDLALQVASEGESLNDAEERCEGLIKSKIQLEAKLKETAERLEDEEEISAELTAKKRKLEDECSELKKDIDDLELTLAKVEKEKHATENKVKNLTEEMSSQDETIAKLTKEKKALQEAHQQTLDDLQAEEDKVNTLTKAKTKLEQQVDDLEGSLEQEKKLRMDLERAKRKLEGDLKLAQESIMDLENDKQQSEEKLKKKEFETSQFLSKIEDEQSLGAQLQKKIKELQAQIEELEEEIEAERAARAKVEKQRSDLSRELEEISERLEEAGGATAAQIEMSKKREAEFQKLRRDLEESTLQHEATAAALRKKQADTVAELGEQIDNLQRVKQKLEKEKSEYKMEIDDLSSNMEAIAKTKGNLEKMCRTLEDQLSELKTKNDEHVRQLNDVSTQKARLQTENGELGRLLEEKEALVSQLTRGKQAFTQQVEELKRLIEEEVKAKNALAHSVQSARHDCDLLREQFEEEQEAKAELQRGMSKANGEVAQWRTKYETDAIQRTEELEEAKKKLAQRLQEAEECIEATNSKCASLEKTKQRLLGEVEDLMIDVERANALAASLDKKQRNFDKVLAEWKQKYEESQAELEGSLKEARSLSTELFKMKNSYEECLDHLETLKRENKNLQQEISDLTEQIGETGKTVHELEKGKKSAETEKTEIQSALEEAEATLEHEESKIIRVQLELTQVKSEIDRKLKEKDEEIEQIKRNSQRVIDSMQSSLDSEIRSRNDALRIKKKMEGDLNEMEIQLSHANRQAAESQKQLRNVQGQLKDAQLHLDEALRGQEDMKEQIAMVERRNNLMTSEIEELRAALEQTERSRKVAEQELVDASERAGLLHSQNTSLINSKKKLEGDLAQIQGEVEDAVQEARNAEEKAKKAITDAAMMAEELKKEQDTCSHLERMKKNLEVTVKDLQHRLDEAENLAMKGGKKQLQKLEARVRELEAEVEAEQRRGAEAIKGVRKYERRVKELTYQTEEDKKNVNRLQDLVEKLQMKVKAYKRQAEEAEEQSNTHLSRYRKVQHELEEAQERADIAESQVNKLRAKSREIGSKGKEAEE